The Sagittula sp. P11 genome window below encodes:
- a CDS encoding response regulator transcription factor: MAQLRNILLVDDDEDLREALAEQLIMTEDFEVFEADSAATAMSRVKEQVYDLIILDVGLPDTDGRELCRLMRKQGVKSPIIMLTGHDSDADTILGLDAGANDYVTKPFKFPVLLARIRAQLRQHEQSEDAIFTVGPYTFKPAMKVLETEDNRKIRLTEKETNILKFLYRSTDGVVPRDTLLHEVWGYNAGVTTHTLETHIYRLRQKIEPDPSNARLLVTESGGYRLVS; this comes from the coding sequence ATGGCGCAACTCAGGAACATCCTTCTCGTGGACGACGACGAGGACCTGCGCGAAGCCCTGGCCGAACAACTGATCATGACCGAAGACTTCGAGGTCTTCGAAGCCGACAGCGCGGCCACCGCGATGTCCCGCGTGAAGGAGCAGGTCTACGACCTGATCATCCTCGACGTGGGGCTGCCGGACACCGATGGCCGGGAACTCTGCCGCCTGATGCGCAAGCAGGGTGTGAAGTCGCCGATCATCATGCTGACCGGGCACGACTCGGACGCGGACACGATCCTCGGGCTCGATGCGGGCGCGAACGATTACGTGACCAAGCCGTTCAAGTTCCCCGTGTTGCTGGCCCGCATCCGGGCGCAACTCCGCCAGCACGAACAGTCGGAAGACGCGATCTTTACCGTCGGCCCCTACACCTTCAAACCAGCGATGAAGGTGCTTGAGACCGAGGACAACCGCAAGATCCGCCTGACGGAGAAGGAAACCAATATCCTGAAGTTCCTCTACCGTTCGACGGACGGCGTCGTGCCGCGCGACACGCTTCTGCACGAGGTCTGGGGCTACAACGCCGGTGTCACCACGCACACACTCGAGACGCATATTTACCGTCTGCGTCAGAAGATTGAACCGGATCCGTCCAACGCGCGTTTGCTGGTAACGGAGTCCGGTGGCTACCGGCTCGTTTCCTGA
- a CDS encoding YigZ family protein, which translates to MLILQNIISDRGSRYAVSGGPCASEAEAQAFLTKLKRNKKFAKATHNTWGLLTDDGPVKNDDGESGAGMVILRMLEREGVTGEIVVVTRWYGGKHLGGDRFRHVQEAVRIYLEARAEEAGA; encoded by the coding sequence ATGCTGATCCTGCAAAACATCATCTCCGACCGTGGATCGCGTTACGCGGTCTCTGGCGGCCCCTGCGCGTCCGAGGCCGAGGCGCAGGCCTTCCTCACCAAGCTCAAGCGGAACAAGAAGTTCGCGAAGGCGACGCATAACACCTGGGGGCTGCTGACCGACGACGGGCCGGTCAAGAACGACGACGGTGAAAGCGGCGCGGGCATGGTCATCCTGCGCATGCTGGAGCGTGAGGGTGTGACCGGCGAAATCGTCGTGGTGACGCGCTGGTACGGCGGCAAGCACCTGGGCGGTGACAGGTTCCGGCACGTGCAGGAGGCGGTGCGGATCTACCTCGAAGCGCGGGCTGAGGAGGCCGGCGCCTGA
- a CDS encoding nuclear transport factor 2 family protein: MAQNFNSFMEAREAAAREYMQGRPEALLAISVEEGQSTFYDPMGGVTAGAVAVNNTNEHSAARFAPGGTTHFEILDQGAAGGIGFWTGFQHAEVCLADEDGKMSMTLRVTEIFRETENGWKLIHRHASRAR; the protein is encoded by the coding sequence ATGGCACAGAATTTCAACAGCTTCATGGAGGCGCGCGAGGCGGCGGCCCGGGAATACATGCAGGGCCGCCCGGAGGCCTTGCTGGCAATCTCCGTCGAGGAAGGCCAATCCACCTTCTACGATCCCATGGGCGGCGTCACCGCGGGGGCCGTCGCGGTGAACAATACCAACGAACATTCGGCGGCCCGCTTCGCTCCGGGCGGAACCACGCATTTCGAAATCCTGGATCAGGGCGCCGCGGGCGGTATCGGGTTCTGGACCGGCTTCCAGCACGCCGAGGTCTGCCTCGCCGACGAGGATGGAAAGATGTCCATGACCCTGCGGGTGACCGAAATCTTCCGCGAAACGGAAAACGGATGGAAGCTGATCCACCGTCACGCCAGCCGCGCCCGCTGA